One segment of Deinococcus sp. Leaf326 DNA contains the following:
- the lysA gene encoding diaminopimelate decarboxylase: protein MIPAADLHTAAERFGTPLYVYDAAELNAALARVRAAFGDARVYYAMKANPNLSLLRRLAAAGVGAECVSPGEIARAEKVGLSGERLIVNGPAKSAHEYAAGARLGATFIVDRAEEVELLPPASRALVRVNPALEVSTHDHLATGAAGSKFGVTLAQVPAVLEALRVAGHTALGLHVHIGSAIRDAHDFTAAFGRLAGLRAQTGPLAVLDAGGGWGLGADLPGIAREARATAAAFGAELWVEPGRYLVAQAGTLLTRVVGTKRTGRNFVLVDAGMTELLRPMLYGAAHPVTPLWDGPATERWDLAGPACESGDLLARDVTLPTPVPGQLLAVGEAGAYGAAMSSNYLTRSRPAEALYEDGQWRLVRRRETPEDVWRAEEEARQ from the coding sequence GTGATTCCCGCTGCCGACCTGCATACCGCCGCCGAGCGCTTCGGTACGCCGCTGTACGTCTACGACGCCGCCGAACTCAACGCCGCCCTGGCGCGGGTCCGCGCGGCCTTCGGGGACGCGCGGGTGTACTACGCCATGAAGGCCAACCCCAACCTCAGCCTGCTGCGCCGTCTGGCGGCGGCGGGCGTGGGCGCCGAGTGCGTGAGCCCCGGCGAGATCGCGCGCGCCGAGAAGGTGGGCCTCAGCGGCGAGCGCCTCATCGTGAACGGCCCGGCCAAATCGGCCCACGAATACGCGGCGGGCGCGCGACTGGGCGCGACCTTCATCGTAGACCGGGCGGAGGAGGTAGAGCTGCTGCCTCCGGCCTCGCGGGCGCTGGTGCGGGTCAACCCGGCGCTGGAGGTCAGCACGCACGACCACCTCGCCACCGGAGCGGCCGGCAGCAAGTTCGGCGTGACGCTGGCGCAGGTCCCAGCGGTGCTGGAGGCCCTGCGCGTGGCCGGCCACACGGCGCTGGGCCTGCACGTGCACATCGGCAGCGCGATCCGGGACGCCCACGATTTTACGGCCGCTTTCGGCCGCCTGGCCGGGCTGCGCGCCCAGACCGGGCCGCTCGCGGTGCTCGACGCGGGTGGGGGCTGGGGCCTGGGGGCCGACCTGCCGGGCATCGCCCGCGAGGCGCGCGCCACTGCCGCGGCCTTCGGAGCCGAGCTGTGGGTCGAGCCGGGGCGGTATCTGGTGGCGCAGGCCGGCACCCTGCTCACGCGGGTGGTGGGCACCAAGCGCACGGGGCGTAACTTCGTGCTCGTGGACGCCGGCATGACCGAGCTGCTGCGGCCCATGCTGTACGGCGCGGCCCACCCGGTCACGCCGCTGTGGGACGGCCCGGCGACGGAGAGGTGGGACCTCGCCGGCCCCGCCTGCGAGAGCGGCGACCTGCTGGCCCGTGATGTGACCCTGCCCACTCCGGTTCCGGGCCAGCTTCTCGCGGTGGGTGAGGCGGGAGCTTACGGCGCGGCCATGAGCAGCAACTACCTCACCCGGTCCCGGCCCGCCGAGGCGCTGTACGAGGACGGGCAGTGGCGACTCGTCCGGCGGCGCGAGACGCCCGAGGACGTGTGGCGCGCCGAGGAGGAAGCCAGGCAATAG
- a CDS encoding NERD domain-containing protein has product MIVKELEIQEHTDPLRRAGFDAERQMAHYLKRAFAEDPHKFVFHNLRLERRGEIAQIDHLILHRFGLLAVESKSVAGEVSVNEHGEWTRWWKGEGRGMPSPVLQARRQLDLLLALLGDHTAELMDRSMLGLKQRTFAGVRRDVLVAVSDGGRINRGADVPELAKADQVPDRVVSVVQAGQGRAFGSFGFTDAELSRLQSFLWSRHVPGPVSTPAAPERRSTAPVRTSQERQSQARPRLDVACRACGSADLTVQYGKYGYYLKCAACGGNTPAKPVCAQCGQPGKVSKRGLEFTATCAGGHTWLYWINPA; this is encoded by the coding sequence GTGATCGTCAAGGAGCTCGAAATCCAGGAACACACCGACCCGCTGCGCCGCGCCGGGTTCGACGCCGAACGGCAGATGGCCCACTACCTCAAGCGGGCCTTCGCGGAAGACCCCCACAAGTTCGTGTTCCACAACCTCCGCCTAGAACGCCGCGGGGAAATCGCCCAGATCGACCACCTGATCCTGCACCGCTTCGGGCTGCTCGCCGTAGAAAGCAAGAGCGTGGCCGGCGAGGTCAGCGTGAACGAACACGGCGAGTGGACCCGCTGGTGGAAGGGTGAGGGGCGCGGGATGCCCTCGCCAGTGCTACAGGCGAGGCGGCAACTCGACCTTCTGCTCGCACTGCTCGGCGACCACACGGCGGAACTCATGGACCGCTCGATGCTGGGCCTCAAGCAGCGGACCTTCGCGGGCGTACGGCGCGACGTGCTCGTCGCCGTCTCGGACGGGGGGCGCATCAACCGGGGGGCGGACGTTCCGGAACTCGCCAAGGCCGACCAGGTGCCTGACCGCGTCGTCTCGGTCGTTCAGGCCGGGCAGGGCCGGGCCTTCGGGTCGTTCGGTTTCACGGACGCCGAGCTGAGCCGGCTCCAGTCGTTTCTGTGGAGCAGACATGTTCCCGGCCCGGTTTCCACTCCGGCGGCCCCGGAACGCCGCAGCACCGCCCCGGTGAGGACCTCGCAGGAGCGGCAGTCGCAGGCCCGGCCGCGCCTGGACGTGGCCTGCCGCGCGTGCGGATCTGCGGACCTGACCGTGCAGTACGGAAAGTACGGGTACTACCTGAAATGCGCCGCGTGCGGCGGGAACACGCCGGCCAAACCCGTCTGCGCGCAGTGCGGACAGCCGGGCAAGGTCAGCAAGCGCGGCCTGGAGTTCACCGCGACCTGCGCAGGTGGGCACACCTGGCTCTACTGGATCAACCCGGCCTGA
- a CDS encoding phospholipase A2: MFMRRALIAVAALSAVLMSCGQSTPPAAAGMPAPVSPYAARPELQDAGSQSVLSRYGNDPELLRSLQEAYGERAFDLSLPAVPGLTGQDLASDRLTYIKRTGWGTVGNYNTQYAAYRGTSQPYAGLDWNRDGCSAPDGLGLGYREDFLPACNVHDFAYRNLKVYERTDANRKTSDEAFHTNMKAICAAKSWIKRPPCVTAAYAYYQGVRVGGGSSFE; this comes from the coding sequence ATGTTCATGCGCCGCGCCCTGATTGCTGTCGCCGCCCTGTCCGCTGTCCTGATGTCCTGTGGTCAGTCCACGCCCCCCGCCGCGGCCGGCATGCCCGCTCCCGTGAGCCCCTACGCCGCGCGCCCCGAGCTTCAGGACGCGGGCAGCCAGTCGGTGCTGAGCCGCTACGGCAACGACCCCGAACTGCTGCGCTCCTTACAGGAGGCCTACGGCGAGCGCGCCTTCGACCTGAGCCTGCCCGCCGTGCCGGGCCTGACCGGCCAGGACCTCGCCTCCGACCGGCTGACGTATATCAAGCGCACCGGCTGGGGCACCGTGGGCAACTACAACACCCAGTACGCGGCCTACCGGGGCACCTCACAGCCCTACGCCGGGCTGGATTGGAACCGCGACGGATGCAGCGCCCCCGACGGCCTGGGCCTGGGTTACCGCGAGGACTTCCTGCCGGCCTGCAACGTCCACGACTTCGCGTACCGCAACCTCAAGGTCTACGAGCGCACCGACGCCAACCGCAAGACGAGCGACGAGGCCTTTCACACCAACATGAAGGCCATCTGCGCCGCCAAGAGCTGGATCAAGCGCCCGCCCTGCGTGACCGCCGCCTACGCCTATTACCAGGGCGTGCGGGTGGGCGGGGGCAGCAGCTTCGAGTGA
- a CDS encoding DUF1517 domain-containing protein: MPRHIDSASPRPNRRGPRRSAVLAFTALLAAGSLTLGGGSHFLPDAPGLSLGVAAAQSGGGFGGSSSGGGGGSSGGGSFGGSGGGGGYSGGGYSGPIIINGGGYGGGYYGGGGGGFGIVPLILFGVVIFAVVGFMRRSLASGGGAKGLGNLMGGGGGTAQAVSVQLLLAQGDEVKKALQRVAQNGDPDSNEGLARMLQEAALVALRHPERWVYGNVERAQGGASSADSQVGAWATEARAAFTEQTTSNYQNRDVNTGFEHRGDYTFQKETGDLYLAVTLAVAAHALSNLPPAGVTTAAEARAALSAISSVTPGDLIRAEVVWSPDAEGEFLSEDEAIQKYPKLTKL, encoded by the coding sequence ATGCCGCGTCACATAGATTCCGCCTCGCCGCGCCCGAATCGCCGGGGCCCGCGCCGGAGCGCCGTTCTCGCCTTCACCGCGTTGCTCGCTGCCGGCAGCCTCACCCTGGGCGGGGGGTCCCACTTTCTGCCGGACGCGCCGGGCCTCAGCCTCGGGGTCGCCGCCGCGCAGTCGGGCGGGGGTTTCGGAGGCAGTTCGTCGGGTGGGGGCGGCGGGTCGTCGGGGGGCGGGTCCTTTGGCGGCTCCGGCGGCGGGGGCGGCTACTCGGGCGGCGGCTACAGCGGCCCGATCATCATCAACGGCGGGGGCTACGGCGGCGGGTACTACGGGGGCGGCGGCGGGGGCTTCGGCATCGTTCCGCTCATCTTGTTCGGCGTGGTGATCTTCGCGGTGGTGGGGTTCATGCGCCGCAGCCTCGCGTCGGGGGGCGGGGCCAAGGGCCTGGGCAACCTGATGGGCGGGGGTGGGGGCACGGCCCAGGCCGTGAGCGTGCAGCTGCTGCTCGCCCAGGGCGACGAGGTCAAGAAGGCCCTGCAACGGGTCGCCCAGAACGGCGACCCCGACAGCAACGAGGGACTGGCGCGTATGCTTCAGGAAGCGGCGCTGGTCGCGCTGCGCCACCCCGAACGCTGGGTCTACGGCAACGTCGAGCGGGCGCAGGGCGGGGCCAGCTCGGCCGACAGCCAAGTAGGCGCCTGGGCCACCGAGGCCCGCGCGGCCTTCACCGAGCAGACCACCAGCAACTACCAGAACCGCGACGTGAACACGGGCTTTGAGCACCGGGGCGACTACACCTTCCAGAAGGAGACGGGCGACCTGTACCTCGCCGTGACCCTCGCGGTGGCGGCCCACGCCCTGAGCAACCTGCCCCCGGCCGGCGTGACGACCGCCGCCGAGGCCCGCGCGGCGCTCTCGGCCATCAGTTCGGTGACGCCCGGCGACCTCATCCGCGCCGAGGTCGTCTGGAGTCCCGACGCCGAGGGCGAATTCCTGAGCGAGGACGAGGCGATCCAGAAGTACCCCAAACTCACCAAACTCTGA
- a CDS encoding homoaconitate hydratase (catalyzes the formation of homoisocitrate from cis-homoaconitate), which translates to MPRIWKFGDSVNTDDILPGKFAPFMAGEDVFQTFAFHYIRPEFAAAVQPGDVLIGGRNWGLGSSREYAPQALKKLQIGAIVAPSFARIHYRNLLNLGIPAFEYDLTGLFGDGDEVSLNVNSGVLTSAAGTVQLPPPPEFLREALAEGSILAFFKKHGRFPGEAPQEGPGGV; encoded by the coding sequence ATGCCCCGAATCTGGAAATTTGGCGACAGCGTGAACACCGACGACATCCTCCCCGGCAAGTTCGCGCCCTTCATGGCCGGCGAGGACGTGTTTCAGACCTTCGCCTTCCACTACATCCGTCCCGAGTTCGCGGCTGCCGTGCAGCCCGGCGACGTGCTCATCGGCGGGCGCAACTGGGGCCTGGGCTCCAGCCGCGAATACGCCCCGCAGGCCCTCAAAAAGCTGCAGATCGGCGCCATCGTCGCGCCCAGTTTCGCGCGCATCCACTACCGCAACCTGCTCAACCTGGGCATTCCCGCCTTCGAATACGATCTGACCGGCCTGTTCGGAGACGGCGACGAGGTGAGCCTCAACGTGAACAGCGGGGTTCTGACCTCCGCGGCCGGGACCGTTCAGCTGCCACCGCCCCCCGAGTTCCTGCGCGAGGCGCTGGCCGAGGGGAGCATCCTGGCCTTCTTCAAGAAGCACGGCCGCTTTCCGGGCGAGGCCCCTCAGGAGGGCCCGGGAGGCGTCTAG